One Pseudomonas sp. AN-1 genomic region harbors:
- a CDS encoding CTP synthase, whose product MTRYIFVTGGVVSSLGKGIASASLAAILEARGLKVTMLKLDPYINVDPGTMSPFQHGEVFVTHDGAETDLDLGHYERFIRTTMTQNNNFTTGRVYMDVLRKERRGDYLGATVQVIPHITDEIKRRIIKGAGDADVALVEIGGTVGDIESQPFLEAIRQLRVEVGAKRAMLMHLTLVPYIATAGETKTKPTQHSVKELRSIGLQPDVLICRSDHPVDLSSRRKIALFTNVEERAVISLEDVDTIYKIPAVLHAQGLDDIVVERFGLECGPADLSEWERVVDAKLNPEHEVTIAMVGKYMELLDAYKSLIEAMGHAGIQSRTKVNLRYIDSEDIENQGTGLLEGVDAILVPGGFGLRGVEGKITAVQYARENKIPYLGICLGMQVAVIEYARNVLGWADANSTEFDHASAHPVVGLITEWQDATGAVEQRSAGSDLGGTMRLGGQECQLERGSQVHACYGKDVIVERHRHRYEVNNNLLPQLQEAGLRVSGRSGDGALVEVVEAPNHPWFVACQFHPEFTSTPRDGHPLFSGFVNAALKQHEAKKA is encoded by the coding sequence ATGACGCGCTACATCTTCGTCACGGGTGGTGTTGTTTCTTCTTTGGGGAAAGGCATCGCCTCGGCTTCCTTGGCGGCAATCCTGGAGGCGCGGGGGCTGAAGGTCACCATGCTCAAGCTGGACCCCTACATCAACGTCGATCCGGGGACCATGAGCCCGTTCCAGCATGGCGAGGTGTTCGTCACCCATGATGGCGCGGAAACCGACCTCGATCTGGGCCACTACGAGCGGTTCATCCGCACCACCATGACCCAGAACAACAACTTCACCACCGGCCGCGTCTACATGGACGTGCTGCGCAAGGAGCGCCGCGGCGACTACCTGGGCGCCACCGTGCAGGTGATCCCGCACATCACCGACGAGATCAAGCGCCGGATCATCAAGGGCGCCGGCGATGCCGACGTGGCCCTGGTGGAGATCGGCGGCACCGTCGGCGACATCGAGTCGCAGCCGTTCCTCGAGGCGATCCGCCAGCTGCGCGTCGAAGTCGGCGCCAAGCGCGCGATGCTGATGCACCTGACCCTGGTGCCGTACATCGCCACCGCCGGCGAGACCAAGACCAAGCCGACCCAGCACTCGGTGAAGGAGCTGCGTTCCATCGGCCTGCAGCCGGACGTGCTGATCTGCCGTTCCGACCACCCGGTCGACCTGTCCTCGCGGCGCAAGATCGCCCTGTTCACCAACGTCGAGGAGCGTGCGGTGATCAGCCTGGAAGACGTCGACACCATCTACAAGATCCCGGCGGTGCTGCATGCCCAGGGCCTCGATGACATCGTCGTCGAGCGCTTCGGCCTGGAGTGCGGCCCGGCCGACCTGTCCGAGTGGGAGCGCGTGGTCGACGCCAAGCTCAACCCCGAGCACGAAGTCACTATCGCCATGGTCGGCAAGTACATGGAACTGCTGGACGCCTACAAGTCGCTGATCGAGGCGATGGGGCACGCCGGCATCCAGAGCCGCACCAAGGTCAACCTGCGCTACATCGACTCCGAGGACATCGAGAACCAGGGCACCGGCCTGCTGGAAGGCGTCGATGCCATCTTGGTGCCGGGCGGCTTCGGTCTGCGCGGCGTGGAAGGCAAGATCACTGCGGTGCAGTACGCCCGCGAGAACAAGATCCCCTACCTGGGCATCTGCCTCGGCATGCAGGTGGCGGTGATCGAGTACGCCCGCAACGTGCTGGGCTGGGCAGACGCCAACTCCACCGAGTTCGACCACGCCAGCGCCCATCCGGTGGTCGGCCTGATCACCGAGTGGCAGGACGCCACCGGCGCCGTCGAGCAGCGCAGTGCCGGTTCCGATCTGGGCGGCACCATGCGTCTGGGCGGCCAGGAGTGCCAGCTCGAGCGCGGCTCGCAGGTTCACGCCTGCTACGGCAAGGACGTGATCGTCGAGCGCCACCGCCACCGCTACGAGGTCAACAACAACCTGCTGCCGCAATTGCAGGAAGCCGGTCTGCGCGTCAGCGGCCGCTCCGGCGACGGCGCGCTGGTCGAAGTGGTCGAGGCCCCGAACCACCCGTGGTTCGTCGCCTGCCAGTTCCACCCGGAGTTCACCTCCACCCCGCGCGACGGCCACCCGCTGTTCAGCGGCTTCGTCAATGCCGCCCTCAAGCAGCACGAAGCGAAGAAGGCCTGA
- the kdsA gene encoding 3-deoxy-8-phosphooctulonate synthase, which yields MAQKIIRVGNLQIGNELPFVLFGGMNVLESRDLALKVCEEYVRVTEKLGIPYVFKASFDKANRSSITSFRGPGLEEGMRIFEEVKKTFGVPVITDVHEPYQAAPVAEVCDIIQLPAFLSRQTDLVVAMARTGAVINIKKAQFLAPQEMKHILRKCEEAGNDQLILCERGSSFGYNNLVVDMLGFGIMKSFEYPVFFDVTHALQMPGGRADSAGGRRAQVTDLAKAGMSQGLAGLFLEAHPDPDQAKCDGPCALRLDRLEPFLAQLKALDDLVKSFPPIETA from the coding sequence ATGGCGCAGAAGATCATCCGCGTCGGCAACCTCCAGATCGGCAACGAGCTGCCGTTCGTGCTGTTCGGCGGCATGAACGTGCTGGAGTCGCGCGACCTGGCCCTCAAGGTCTGCGAGGAGTACGTGCGGGTCACCGAGAAGCTCGGCATCCCCTACGTGTTCAAGGCCAGCTTCGACAAGGCCAACCGCTCGTCGATCACCTCCTTCCGCGGCCCGGGCCTGGAAGAGGGCATGAGGATCTTCGAGGAAGTGAAGAAGACCTTCGGCGTGCCGGTGATCACCGACGTCCACGAGCCGTACCAGGCGGCGCCGGTGGCCGAGGTCTGCGACATCATCCAGCTGCCGGCCTTCCTGTCGCGGCAGACCGACCTGGTGGTGGCGATGGCCAGGACCGGCGCGGTGATCAACATCAAGAAGGCCCAGTTCCTCGCCCCGCAGGAGATGAAGCACATCCTGCGCAAGTGCGAGGAAGCGGGCAACGATCAGCTGATCCTCTGCGAACGCGGCTCCTCGTTCGGCTACAACAACCTGGTGGTCGACATGCTCGGCTTCGGCATCATGAAGTCGTTCGAGTACCCGGTGTTCTTCGACGTGACCCACGCCCTGCAGATGCCGGGCGGCCGCGCCGACTCCGCCGGTGGCCGTCGCGCCCAGGTAACCGACCTGGCCAAGGCCGGCATGAGCCAGGGCCTGGCCGGGTTGTTCCTCGAGGCCCATCCGGACCCGGACCAGGCCAAGTGCGACGGTCCCTGCGCGCTGCGCCTGGACCGGCTCGAGCCGTTCCTCGCCCAGCTCAAGGCGCTGGACGACCTGGTCAAGAGTTTCCCGCCGATCGAGACTGCCTGA
- the eno gene encoding phosphopyruvate hydratase: protein MAKIVDIKGREVLDSRGNPTVEADVILDNGIIGSACAPSGASTGSREALELRDGDKSRYLGKGVLKAVANVNGPIRERLLGMDPAEQKALDLAMIELDGTENKASLGANAILAVSLAAAKAAAQAKGVPLYAHIADLNGTPGVYSMPVPMMNIINGGEHADNNVDIQEFMVQPVGAKTFADALRMGAEIFHHLKAVLKARGLNTAVGDEGGFAPNLASNEDALAAIAEAVANAGYKLGEDVTLALDCASSEFFKDGQYDLEGEGKVFSAEGFADYLAGLTQRYPIISIEDGMDESDWAGWKVLTDKIGEKVQLVGDDLFVTNTKILKRGIEEKIGNSILIKFNQIGSLTETLEAIQMAKAAGFTAVISHRSGETEDSTIADLAVGTAAGQIKTGSLCRSDRVSKYNQLLRIEEQLGAKAPYKGRAEFCG from the coding sequence ATGGCAAAAATCGTCGACATCAAAGGCCGTGAGGTCCTGGATTCCCGCGGTAACCCGACCGTAGAAGCCGACGTGATCCTCGACAACGGCATCATCGGCAGCGCCTGTGCGCCGTCCGGTGCTTCCACCGGCTCGCGCGAAGCGCTGGAGCTGCGTGATGGCGACAAGAGCCGCTACCTGGGCAAGGGCGTGCTGAAGGCCGTGGCCAACGTCAACGGCCCGATCCGCGAGCGCCTGCTGGGCATGGATCCGGCCGAGCAGAAGGCTCTGGACCTGGCGATGATCGAGCTGGACGGCACCGAGAACAAGGCCAGCCTGGGCGCCAACGCCATCCTCGCCGTGTCCCTGGCTGCCGCCAAGGCCGCCGCCCAGGCCAAGGGCGTGCCGCTGTACGCGCACATCGCCGATCTGAACGGCACTCCGGGCGTCTACTCCATGCCGGTGCCGATGATGAACATCATCAACGGCGGCGAGCACGCCGACAACAACGTCGACATCCAGGAGTTCATGGTCCAGCCGGTCGGCGCCAAGACCTTCGCCGACGCCCTGCGCATGGGTGCCGAGATCTTCCATCACCTCAAGGCCGTGCTGAAGGCCCGTGGCCTGAACACCGCCGTCGGTGACGAGGGCGGCTTCGCGCCGAACCTGGCTTCCAACGAGGACGCCCTGGCCGCCATCGCCGAAGCCGTGGCCAATGCCGGCTACAAGCTGGGCGAGGACGTCACCCTGGCCCTGGACTGCGCCTCCTCCGAGTTCTTCAAGGACGGCCAGTACGATCTGGAAGGCGAAGGCAAGGTGTTCAGCGCCGAAGGCTTCGCCGACTACCTGGCCGGCCTGACCCAGCGCTACCCGATCATCTCCATCGAGGACGGCATGGACGAGTCCGACTGGGCCGGCTGGAAGGTGCTGACCGACAAGATCGGCGAGAAGGTGCAACTGGTCGGCGACGACCTGTTCGTCACCAACACCAAGATCCTCAAGCGCGGCATCGAGGAGAAGATCGGCAACTCGATCCTGATCAAGTTCAACCAGATCGGTTCGCTGACCGAGACCCTGGAAGCCATCCAGATGGCCAAGGCCGCCGGCTTCACCGCGGTGATCTCGCACCGCTCCGGCGAGACCGAGGACAGCACCATCGCCGACCTGGCCGTGGGTACCGCCGCTGGCCAGATCAAGACCGGCTCGCTGTGCCGCTCCGACCGCGTCTCCAAGTACAACCAGCTGCTGCGCATCGAGGAGCAACTGGGTGCCAAGGCACCGTACAAGGGCCGCGCCGAGTTCTGCGGCTAA
- a CDS encoding septum formation initiator family protein, translating to MQRAHWLIVVLLLLLGGLQYRLWYGDGSITQNRQLTAQIEAQKAENEQLLERNRILEAEVVELKRGMETVEERARHELGMLKEGETLYLLSQ from the coding sequence ATGCAAAGGGCCCACTGGCTGATCGTCGTACTCCTCCTGCTCCTGGGCGGCCTGCAGTACCGTCTCTGGTATGGCGATGGCAGCATCACCCAGAACCGCCAGCTGACTGCGCAGATCGAGGCGCAGAAGGCCGAGAACGAGCAACTGCTCGAGCGCAATCGCATCCTCGAGGCCGAAGTGGTGGAGCTCAAGCGCGGCATGGAAACCGTCGAGGAGCGTGCCCGCCATGAACTCGGCATGCTCAAGGAAGGCGAAACCCTCTACCTGCTGAGCCAATGA
- the ispD gene encoding 2-C-methyl-D-erythritol 4-phosphate cytidylyltransferase, with protein sequence MSLTPLPEFWAVIPAAGVGARMRADRPKQYLRLGERTVLEHTLDCFLDHPTLRGLVVCLAEDDPYWPGLACTGDPRIARAPGGCERADSVLNGLLHLLTLGAREDDWVLVHDAARPNLSRDDLNLLLGELAEDPVGGLLAVPARDTLKRAGKDGRVRETIDRSVIWQAYTPQMFRLGQLHRSLADALVSRANITDEASALEWAGHAPRLVEGRADNLKITRPEDLEWLRQRWSGR encoded by the coding sequence ATGAGCCTGACTCCTCTCCCCGAATTCTGGGCCGTCATCCCGGCGGCCGGGGTGGGCGCGCGCATGCGCGCCGACCGTCCCAAGCAGTACCTGCGTCTCGGCGAGCGCACGGTGCTGGAGCATACCCTCGACTGTTTCCTCGACCACCCGACCCTCCGGGGGCTGGTGGTGTGCCTGGCGGAGGACGATCCGTACTGGCCGGGCCTGGCCTGTACCGGCGATCCGCGCATCGCCCGCGCTCCGGGGGGCTGCGAGCGGGCCGACTCGGTGCTCAACGGTCTGCTGCACCTGCTGACCCTCGGCGCCCGCGAGGACGACTGGGTGCTGGTCCACGACGCGGCGCGTCCCAACCTGTCGCGCGACGACCTCAACCTGCTGCTCGGCGAGCTGGCCGAGGATCCGGTCGGCGGCCTGCTGGCGGTGCCGGCGCGCGATACCCTCAAGCGCGCCGGCAAGGACGGCCGGGTGCGCGAGACCATCGATCGCAGCGTGATCTGGCAGGCCTATACCCCGCAGATGTTCCGTCTCGGCCAGCTGCACCGCAGCCTGGCCGACGCCCTGGTGTCGCGCGCGAACATCACCGACGAGGCTTCCGCCCTGGAGTGGGCCGGCCATGCGCCGCGGCTGGTCGAGGGGCGCGCCGACAACCTGAAGATCACCCGCCCGGAAGACCTGGAATGGCTGCGTCAGCGCTGGTCCGGGCGCTGA
- a CDS encoding OmpA family protein — protein sequence MSLVKPAALFVCVALAGCAGKTDSTASALKEGGAKPGAAQQVAQADKAKAPAVKPAAAVPAKAEGKPEAAARKVAEAPAEKAEKKLAAAGKEEKGGWWPFGGKDKAEQKSAEDKVAKKPEAAKVSQAWLDDHEKRLRAAVAGSKFEVERRGDVLVVVAPVDPSFNKDRPHMLLPVTLGPLTRVAKLVESDPLNAVLVLGHSDAGKDAALDRKLSLERAQAVASIFRMSGLRSDRLLLKGVGADKPRATNDSATGRAQNRRIELLLTRRDSLSAVLAQASR from the coding sequence ATGTCTCTCGTGAAACCTGCAGCTTTGTTCGTGTGTGTGGCGCTGGCCGGCTGTGCCGGCAAGACCGATTCGACCGCCTCCGCGCTGAAGGAGGGCGGGGCAAAGCCGGGAGCGGCACAGCAGGTGGCCCAGGCCGACAAGGCCAAGGCGCCGGCGGTCAAGCCGGCCGCTGCCGTGCCTGCCAAGGCGGAAGGCAAGCCCGAGGCGGCCGCGCGCAAGGTCGCCGAGGCACCGGCCGAGAAGGCCGAGAAGAAGCTGGCCGCGGCTGGCAAGGAAGAGAAGGGCGGCTGGTGGCCGTTCGGCGGCAAGGACAAGGCCGAGCAGAAGTCCGCCGAAGATAAGGTGGCGAAGAAGCCCGAAGCCGCCAAGGTCAGCCAGGCCTGGCTGGATGACCACGAGAAGCGCCTGCGCGCCGCCGTGGCGGGCAGCAAGTTCGAGGTCGAGCGGCGTGGCGACGTGCTGGTGGTGGTGGCGCCGGTGGATCCCTCGTTCAACAAGGATCGTCCGCACATGCTGCTGCCGGTGACCCTCGGCCCGCTGACCCGGGTGGCCAAGCTGGTGGAAAGCGACCCGCTCAATGCCGTGCTGGTGCTCGGTCACAGCGATGCCGGCAAGGATGCGGCGCTCGACCGCAAGTTGAGCCTGGAGCGTGCCCAGGCGGTGGCCTCGATCTTCCGCATGAGCGGACTGCGCAGCGATCGCCTGCTGCTCAAGGGGGTCGGTGCGGACAAGCCGCGGGCGACCAACGACAGTGCCACCGGCCGCGCGCAGAATCGCCGCATCGAGCTGCTGCTGACCCGCCGCGACAGCCTGTCGGCCGTGCTGGCGCAGGCCAGCCGCTGA